Genomic segment of Mastomys coucha isolate ucsf_1 unplaced genomic scaffold, UCSF_Mcou_1 pScaffold5, whole genome shotgun sequence:
CCCATCCATTTATGGGTGAGAAATGAGATTGCTCAGAAGGAAGAGCCTTGTGACTGCCTGAGGTCATGGGACTGCATACAGGACAAGAGAAGGCCACCTAGGGCCACCCCTGATGAACTGACTCCACTCTAGGACAGGTTTGGCCTGAACCACCCATCCCCATCAGGGGGATTAATGTCTTCAGGGGATATGAAGTAGGCTAAGCCCTCTTTACCTAAGCTAACCCATTACCTTCATCTACAAGAATAATGATGAGTATCCACAAAATGCTTCCCCtgtacccccacacacacaccagtccaCCTATTGTCACCATGGTCATTTATTTCAGTGTTCAAAACAAAGGACACACTTCACTTCAGATCAGCAAGCTTTAATGGCATCAAGCAGGGGGATACCgggaagaggctgaagcaggaaactGATGCTGGAGAGGCTACAGGCTGCCAAGCCAAGAGGGATGCTGCCTCTCTGCAGCCTCAGGGAACTGGCCAGAAGGAGCTGAGGCCTTAGCGGGTGGTCTGGTGGACCTGCTCCCGGGATGAGATGACCTTGCCATCCTGAACCTCTTCCACAATGGTGCGCACCTGGCGGGTGGTCACAGCTGCAAGAGAAACAGACACTCAGGCTATGGGCAAGTGAAGAAAGCCACTCTCCGCCCTCAGTCCCCTGCATGGAAGCCAGCCCGCCCCCACTCTGGTCCTCTCCTGAGAGATGCTACCAAGTCTTCGCTCACCCTTCAACACCACACTGCGCGTATATCCCTCCCGCCCTCACCTGCCTCCTTTCCACCCTGCATTCTGCTGTGACCCCTGTGTGAGCTATGGTCCCCTGGACAGGCTATACAAACCCACTTTGTCCTTCAGTACTGAATGAAATAAGTCCTATATCCACTCCTTTGCAGTCTGCAGTGCTTGGACTATGTTCCCATCTCCTCCACCACATGGAGATACCCAAGACAAAAGCCTAGTTCCTCATCATCTCTGTTTGACTAGAAGTCACAGCATAAAGACCACCTGACTAGAAGCCACAGCATTAAGACCATGTATTCCCTGGCTCCACAAAGACTGAGATCTGGAGACCAGAAAACATAACCCTATCTTCTACTAGGCTCAAATCCCCAGAGACAAAACTGCTCTGACCCATCTATTGGGAACTGGGAGCAAAGAGGCTCTCCAGATCAGAATGAGGTCTACTCCTTGCACCGTCATCTCCATGGTAACCAGCCCTCTCTCCATGTCCTCATCAGACCAGTGTTTCTCCTCTGCTCTTTCCTCGGAGCATCAATTCTGAGTCCTAACAGGTCCATTCCTCCTATGCTTACTGAAGATTAGCCATCATGCCCTGGATCTCCTTACAGACCCTCGCCCAGCAATCTGCTAGGCAATTCCTGCCTCATGCATCCCTCTACCCCAGCCCTCAGTTACCAAGATCCTTACGTTCTTTTGGCTTGTACTGAgtcaggctgaaaaaaaaaaattggaaagattAGATGAGATTTGTACCTTCCTCGCCCCTAATGCCCTAACCCTGTGGGCCTCTACTCACTGGGCATCCTCGCCCTCCAGCAGACGGCGGTAAGTGGCAATCTCCTGCTCCAGCCGTGTCTTCACATCCAGCAGGATCTTGTACTCCTGATTCTGCTGCTCCATCTCACAGCGCAGCTGAGCCAGCTGCTCCTCCACACTGCCGATCAGCCCCTGGATCTGAGACAGCTGCACGCAGTAGCGGTTCTCTGTCTCTGCCAGGCTGCCCTCCAGGGACGCTTTCTGCAGGAGAACAGGTGGTAGTCAGTGAGAGTGGCAGagctatctcccaagtgctggacccATCCCTGTGTGCAGAGCAGCATCCCTACCATGCTGAGCTGGGACTGCAGCTCAATCTCCAGGGCCTGCATGGTGCGCCGGAGCTCAGAGATCTCACTCTTGCCACTCTGCACCAGCTCACTGTTGGTGGCCACCTCACGGTTCAGCTCCTCGGTCTATAAACAGGACACAGGACAGGAAGCATGAGCCTGGACCCTTCCCGAAGTTAGACTCTCCATGGCTCCCATGACCCAGAGCTCAGACAGGTACCTTGGATCTATTCATACCCTGTCCCTTAGCTGTAACCACCTTCCTGACCGCCCCTGAGCCTTGATCAGTCTTGTCCCCAAGCTCCCTACTCCCCAAGTCCTGAAACATACTCATTGAAATGTTATGGTTAATCTCTACAGGTAGCAGGCCATAGAACAGAAACAGAACCAGCCAGGACATGTATCCCAGCCTCTGATGCTGATTCCTGGCTTCTTAAAGAAAGGTGGAAATTCCCAGGGTCTTTATCCCCAGTGTTGATTCCACAAGGCGCCTCCCACTCATCCCGCAGATGGCTGACTAGCTAATGCCAGCTCTGTTGAAGCAATGGGCTTCAATCCTGACTCTGTAGAGTCCACATAGTTTGACAAGGGAGGGTATCCCTAAGATAACAGCTAGATGTGAAGACAGGATCCTGAGGTCTGTCTGGACGGCAACTTGCTCTCACCTTGCTGAAGAACCAGTCTTCAGCATCCTTGCGGTTCTTCTCCGCCATCTTCTCGTACTGATCCCGCATCTCTGACAGGATGCGGCTCAGGTCCACACCGGGAGCTGCATCCATCTCCACATTGATTTCACCACTCACCTGGCCTCTCAGAGCATTCATCTCCTGTGAGAAGAGGGAATGAAGATGTGGTCCTCTGGGCCAGTGTTGGCCTTACAGACCCAAGCCTTCCCTAGCCCACATTTAGGTCTAAGCCTCTTCCTAAAGACCTTTTGATCTGCCCAACCTCTTCCCTCAGACCCTCCtatggattgtttgtttgtttgtttgtttgtttcttctgtatGGACTCAGTGCCCACCTTCACACTGTGCCTCCTTCATTAGACAGAGGGGTTCTCCAGAGACATCTGATTCTAGGCCTTTGTCCCCAAAAACTTCCCTTCCAATCTCCAAATGCCTTTGTGGAGTCCAGGCTTAAGAGTTGGAACTAAAACAAGCATTGagcatcttcctcttcctctgacaCTATGAGTgaggcagggagaagagagaaggcctCTATAAGGCCCAGAGGTCCCTAAGATACAGGGATGTGTGGAAGCTCTGGACCTACTGCAATGAAGACTCTACAGAAAGGGCAGCCCTACAGGATGACTAAACTCAACAAGCCCTCTCTCCCACGCCCTCCACTGCAGGCAACCCCAGGGCTCTGCCACCCACTCCTTGTCTTCTGTGGCCTGCTGACCCTGCCCCCTCACCTCCTCATGGTTCTTTTTCAGGTAGGCCAGCTCTTCCTTGAGATTCTCAATCTGCATCTCCAGGTCAGCTCTGGCCAGGGTCAGCTCATCCAGCACCCGGCGCAGGCCATTGATGTCAGCCTCCACGCTCATGCGCAGGGCCTGCTCTGTCTCAAACCTGCAATGAGAACCAGAGACCTCAGGCCAGGGTGCTCTAACATATAGGTCTCTGTCCTGgtgcccacctctgccttccctttGCCGAAGCCAGAACAACTGAGAGAGAATCAGAGGGTGAGATGAAAGCAAGTTGTGACCCTGAGCCCAGGGACAACCATAAGGCAAGACCCCACGCTCACTAGCTTCCTGactcctcctctgctttctcttcctccagctgCCTTCAGATGTAGCTGTCTTTGTTCATCCAACTAAGGGCTCAGCTCATAACCCCCAGGCCCTCTCTTCCCTATCTTCTGGAAAGTCATAGCATGAGGAAAGCTGCCCCGGAATCCCCCCCTCTTGCAACCCTCTGGGACTCACTTGGTACGGAAGTCATCAGCTGCCAGACGGGCATTGTCAATCTGGAGCAGGATGCTGGCATTATCCACAGTGGCCACAAGGATCTGAAAAGATGGCAAACCAATAGGTCATTGAGTTTAGGATGGCTCAGCCAGGCTTCCTGGCTGGAGGCTGGGATTCACTGCTTTCAGAGAAAATCCCTCTTCCTGCCAGCCACTCCCTACGCAGTGTCGCCCTTGGTGGCAGAGATGGGGCAAAGGGGAGTCCAATAAGATGAAACTTAGCACTGCCTGCTCATGCAGACCCTCCTCGTGCCAGTTTTGGTCTGAGGGCTGAAGAGGCCTCAGGCTGGGAGGCGGGAGGAGTTAGATGATGTTGGGATATCCTTAGGGACAAAAGAAAAgccaaggaagccagaaaagaaaaatcccataAAACATTCCCATAGGAGTCTGCTGCCTTACCCcaatcctgcttcctctcttagGATTGCTAGGGGGGTGGGGGCACACCTTCAGAGCCCATCACCCAAACCCCTTCTTACTGGGACACTCACAAATCCAGCTCCACTCTATGGAACCAGACCTCCACCTAAACCGTGATGTCTCATGGCCTAGACATCAATGGCACGAGGACTGTTCCAGGAGGAAACAGACACTCAAAGGAGCCTCTCAATACCAGCTTGTTCCTGGCTCAGCCAGTTGCCCCCTCAAAGGGAGATGGGTCAAACTAGAGCAGAGATAACCCTGTGGCAGCCCCGGTTAACTCCAGGCCTTGAAGAGGGTAGGAGGTGGGTGGTTTATGCCCCTCCCGCCAGCAATCCTACCTTGTTCTTCAGATCCTCAATGGTATGGTAATAACCACTGTAGTCCCGGGCTGGCCCTGGGGCCTGCTTCTGGTACCAGTCTCGGATCTTCACCTCCAGCTCCGTGTTGGCCTCCTCCAGGGCACGCACCTTGTCCAGGTAGGAGGCCAGCCGGTCGTTGAGGTTCTGCATGGTGGCCTTCTCCCCTCCAGCCAGCAGCCCATCGACACTCCCAAAGTTGCCTCCATAGCCGCTGCCAGTACCAAAGCTGTAGCAGCTGGAGTAACTGTTGCTCCCAAGAGCACTGCCCAGGCCACTAGCTGACCCCAACCTGCAGGAGCCTGCACCCAGGCTGCCAGACAGTCGGCAGGAGGTTCGAGATGAACCGCCACCCAGGCCGGAGGAGCCCTTGATGGAGCTGGAGGAGGTGAACTGGCGGATGGTGGTGGTCATGGCGGCGGCAGGCAACGGATGTGGAACTGGAgggcttgggaggaagagaggagccaAGGTGCGTGCTGCGCCGGGGCTCGCCCGCTTCCTTTATAGGGCAGCCAGTGGGCGTAGCGATTACAACAGGCTCTCTGCTGTTTCCATTCCCCTGGGCTTTCATCACCCCTGGACACCCGCCAGCTCCCAGGTGGCTATgggccccctcccctcccacctctagGGCTCTGCCTCATTTCACCAAACCCTGTGCTGGGTGTCATGAtcgagtgcgtgtgtgtgtgtgtgtgtgtgtgtgtgtgtgtgtgtgtgtgcatgtgcatgagtctgtctgtctgtctctggtctCAGGCCTGTCACCTGTGATTCAGGCAGGCCCTCCAGCTACGCTTTCCCATGACCTAATACGGACAAGAAGAGCTGGCGACGTCACCTCTACCCAGCCCTCCCAGGTAGCTGCCACCCCAGCTTGATGGGAAATGAGGTGGGGAGGTAGGCACCCCACACACCTGAGGTGGCTTTCCTTCTCATCATGCCACTCCCTGCATGTGAAAAGCCTGGATCTGGGGACTGGGGAATCAGAGAGACCATGTACACATCCTGACTTGAGAGTTAGGTCTATACCCGCCAGGCCCACCACACAACACAGAAACTACCTGAAGTCTCCAGTTGCCAACCCAGGCAGGAAATCAGAGCTTAGCAAAGAATGTGATGTCCAAACAGGCCCAGTTCTCTCAAGCCGTGGGCTGGCATAGCACATCCTTGCTCATCAGTCAGCTACAACACCCCTGACCCAGGAGTCACCCCTCTAAGCAGCCCCAACACCCAGGCACACATCCTGGGATGAGGCTCATTCTGGCCAGTTATCTGaaactctctccttccctgggtCCCTTAGGAAGGCCAGACTTCCCTTCTAGATGTTTCCCTACTTCCTTCCTACAGTACAGCTGCCAGGGCCAGGTGGGCAGAAATGAGCTCAGCTGAAGTTCAGAGGGAAACAGCTATGTATAGGAGGGATGCCTTATGAAAGGGAGTCTATGGAAACCATGAACGGGCTGTCTCCTTTCACATCCCTTACCCTCTTCTGTATCCTGATAGACCTAAGAGGATAGAACAGCTCAGCTCCCAAccaggaaaaaaaactaaaagatatCCCTTAACACTCTTACCACCCGACTCATGCCAGGTTCCCCAAGTCAAAGACCACAGCGTAGTTCCCCAGGGTGGACCACAGACCCCTTCCCTTGGCTCTACCTAGCCCCACCCACTGTGCTAAGCCCAGCCCTAGGTCCCAGGGTCCTGGGAGGCCTGCTGGGCAGAATGTTTCAGACTGCCAATGGGTTCCTCCTCCCAGACAGGTCTAGACAGCCCCCATCCGCAGCTGGGAGAGGTTTCCCCAATAGCCCAGGAGCTGCCAAGCCACTAAAGCAAACAGGACGCCCCCCACACTCAAAAGCACGGTCGccccaccccacatacacacacccccggGGAGCCAGGTAGAGCCGGTCTGGCTTCTTGGGCTGAGACTGCCAGGCTGCCACCCCCTCATCCATCAAGGTCCTGGACCACTCCAAGAAAGTTAGTTACCTTTCCCAGCCAGACCCCTGTCCCTTTGTTTTAAAGCAGGTGTTCTCTAACAGGTGTGGTACCCAGAAAGCCTGAAGGCCCTCCCAGGGACCAGCATCAGGAGC
This window contains:
- the LOC116077147 gene encoding keratin, type I cytoskeletal 17, whose amino-acid sequence is MTTTIRQFTSSSSIKGSSGLGGGSSRTSCRLSGSLGAGSCRLGSASGLGSALGSNSYSSCYSFGTGSGYGGNFGSVDGLLAGGEKATMQNLNDRLASYLDKVRALEEANTELEVKIRDWYQKQAPGPARDYSGYYHTIEDLKNKILVATVDNASILLQIDNARLAADDFRTKFETEQALRMSVEADINGLRRVLDELTLARADLEMQIENLKEELAYLKKNHEEEMNALRGQVSGEINVEMDAAPGVDLSRILSEMRDQYEKMAEKNRKDAEDWFFSKTEELNREVATNSELVQSGKSEISELRRTMQALEIELQSQLSMKASLEGSLAETENRYCVQLSQIQGLIGSVEEQLAQLRCEMEQQNQEYKILLDVKTRLEQEIATYRRLLEGEDAHLTQYKPKEPVTTRQVRTIVEEVQDGKVISSREQVHQTTR